The Halarchaeum grantii genome contains a region encoding:
- a CDS encoding DUF5828 family protein — MEENISGFRERGSWGDVVEHGERITSALREVEADEPYRDEYEEWDEWRPKTHERLTTDVNEKTAEQASVAEGEGEREGEDVDDDLQTAGERLTESYEKLEDDDTEGAVEKWGESIGHVARAADTAGRRALRKVENTVYKRVMTQVAPYYFDNDLVSANVQRVRGEADEFAFEVQVNDDDLRDEVREVLHEYEDDVERWHVDTEKETDAASAAEGVEAPEEAEEAKHTTN; from the coding sequence ATGGAGGAGAACATCTCCGGGTTCCGCGAGCGCGGGTCGTGGGGCGACGTCGTCGAGCACGGCGAGCGCATCACGTCCGCGCTCCGGGAGGTCGAGGCCGACGAGCCCTATCGCGACGAGTACGAGGAGTGGGACGAGTGGCGACCGAAGACCCACGAACGCCTCACCACCGACGTCAACGAGAAGACGGCGGAGCAGGCCAGCGTCGCCGAGGGCGAGGGCGAGCGCGAGGGCGAGGACGTCGACGACGACCTCCAGACCGCCGGCGAGCGCCTCACCGAGTCCTACGAGAAACTCGAGGACGACGACACCGAGGGCGCCGTCGAGAAGTGGGGCGAGTCCATCGGCCACGTCGCGCGCGCCGCCGACACCGCCGGCCGGCGGGCGCTCCGGAAGGTCGAGAACACCGTCTACAAGCGCGTGATGACGCAGGTCGCGCCCTACTACTTCGACAACGACCTCGTCTCCGCGAACGTCCAGCGCGTCCGCGGCGAGGCCGACGAGTTCGCCTTCGAGGTGCAGGTGAACGACGACGACCTCCGCGACGAGGTCCGAGAGGTGCTCCACGAGTACGAGGACGACGTCGAGCGCTGGCACGTCGACACGGAGAAGGAGACGGACGCCGCGTCGGCCGCCGAGGGAGTCGAAGCACCCGAGGAAGCCGAGGAAGCGAAACACACCACGAACTGA
- a CDS encoding inorganic phosphate transporter, with product MVTVAAAATLVVAAFASMFMAWTIGAGSSGSTPFAPAVGANAIPVMRAGFYVGILGFAGAVLQGANVSQTVGAGLVAGATLTSVAVIVALLTAATLVAVGVFTGYPIATAFTVTGAVVGTGLAMGGDPAWGKYTQIAVLWVLVPFVGGFTSFGTAYALREIDRDAVLVPALAALVGALVANVNFVLLGPPGVGQSLATTLARTLPSLPRTAATVGATALVALGVAAVVRWDVTRNNDAGNRHFLLALGALVAFSAGGSQVGLAVGPLLPLVGDSVPTTYVLVGGGLGLLVGSWTGAPRMIKALAQDYSSLGPRRSIAALIPSFAIAQAAVFFGVPVSFNEIIVSAIVGGGYAGGTGAGGVSREKMLKTVAAWVGSLAVALAASYAVFHAADVALGLT from the coding sequence ATGGTCACCGTCGCCGCGGCCGCGACGCTAGTCGTCGCGGCGTTCGCCAGCATGTTCATGGCGTGGACGATCGGCGCCGGCTCCAGCGGGTCGACGCCGTTCGCGCCGGCCGTCGGCGCGAACGCCATCCCCGTGATGCGCGCGGGTTTCTACGTCGGTATCCTCGGGTTCGCGGGCGCCGTCCTCCAAGGGGCGAACGTCTCGCAGACCGTCGGCGCGGGGCTCGTCGCGGGCGCGACGCTCACCTCCGTCGCCGTCATCGTCGCGCTCCTCACCGCCGCGACGCTCGTCGCCGTCGGCGTCTTCACGGGCTATCCGATCGCCACCGCGTTCACCGTCACGGGCGCGGTGGTCGGGACGGGGCTCGCGATGGGCGGCGACCCCGCGTGGGGGAAGTACACCCAGATCGCGGTGCTCTGGGTGCTCGTCCCGTTCGTCGGCGGGTTCACCTCCTTCGGCACCGCGTACGCGCTTCGCGAGATCGACCGGGACGCCGTCCTCGTGCCCGCGCTCGCCGCGCTCGTCGGCGCGCTCGTCGCGAACGTGAACTTCGTCCTGCTCGGCCCGCCCGGCGTCGGCCAGTCGCTCGCGACCACGCTCGCGAGGACGCTGCCGTCGCTCCCGCGCACGGCCGCGACGGTGGGCGCGACCGCGCTCGTCGCGCTCGGCGTCGCTGCCGTCGTCCGCTGGGACGTCACGCGGAACAACGACGCGGGCAACCGCCACTTCCTCCTCGCGCTCGGCGCCCTCGTCGCGTTCAGCGCGGGCGGCAGTCAAGTGGGGTTGGCGGTCGGCCCGCTCCTCCCGCTCGTCGGCGACAGCGTCCCGACGACGTACGTCCTCGTCGGCGGCGGCCTCGGCCTCCTCGTGGGGTCTTGGACGGGCGCGCCGCGCATGATCAAGGCGCTCGCGCAGGACTACTCGAGTCTCGGTCCCCGCAGGTCGATCGCCGCGCTCATCCCGAGCTTCGCCATCGCGCAGGCCGCCGTCTTCTTCGGCGTCCCCGTCTCCTTCAACGAGATCATCGTCTCCGCCATCGTCGGGGGCGGCTACGCGGGCGGGACGGGCGCGGGCGGCGTCAGCCGCGAGAAGATGCTGAAGACCGTCGCCGCGTGGGTGGGGTCGCTCGCCGTCGCGCTCGCCGCGAGCTACGCCGTCTTCCACGCGGCCGACGTCGCCCTCGGCCTCACGTAG
- a CDS encoding hemolysin family protein, which translates to MGLSDFLLAVSPAVLGLDTPTITAIGLAALAVLIGLSAFFSSAEIAMFSLARHRVESLAEEGVPGADAVMELKSDPHRLLVTILVGNNLVNIAMSSIATGLAGLYLSRGQAVVAATLGITAVVLLFGESGPKSYAVEHTESWSLRVARPLQWSERFLLPLVVLFDYLTRVVNSITGGRAAIESSYVSRDEIQEMIRTGEREGVIEEDEREMLQRIFRFNNTIAKEVMTPRLDVDAVSTEASLEEAIEACVQSGHELLPVYEGSLDNVVGIVSLRDLVRQSNYGESEGVDLDDLMEPTLHVPESKNVDELLQEMQEERVGMVVVLDEFGTTEGLITTEDLIEEIVGEILEGEEERPVTFVDDDTLIVRGEVNVDEVNEALDIELPEGEEFETIAGFIFNRAGRLVEVGETFRYENVELRAEQVENTRIMKARVTKLDEEPEADEVDETLEST; encoded by the coding sequence ATGGGCTTATCCGACTTCCTGCTCGCGGTGTCGCCGGCAGTGCTGGGTCTCGACACGCCGACCATAACCGCGATTGGGTTGGCCGCGCTCGCCGTCCTGATCGGCCTCTCGGCGTTCTTCTCGTCCGCCGAGATCGCGATGTTCTCGCTCGCCCGCCACCGCGTCGAGTCGCTCGCGGAGGAGGGCGTTCCCGGTGCCGACGCGGTGATGGAGCTGAAGAGCGACCCGCATCGCCTCCTCGTGACCATCCTCGTCGGGAACAACCTCGTGAACATCGCGATGTCCTCCATCGCGACCGGCCTCGCCGGCCTCTACCTCTCGCGCGGGCAGGCCGTCGTCGCGGCGACGCTCGGCATCACCGCCGTCGTCCTCCTCTTCGGCGAGTCCGGCCCGAAGTCCTACGCCGTCGAGCACACGGAGTCGTGGTCGCTCCGGGTCGCGCGCCCGCTCCAGTGGTCCGAGCGCTTCCTCCTCCCGCTCGTCGTGCTCTTCGACTACCTCACGCGGGTCGTGAACAGCATCACCGGCGGGCGCGCCGCCATCGAGTCCTCCTACGTCTCGCGCGACGAGATTCAGGAGATGATCCGCACCGGCGAGCGCGAGGGCGTCATCGAGGAGGACGAGCGCGAGATGCTCCAGCGCATCTTCCGGTTCAACAACACCATCGCGAAGGAGGTGATGACGCCGCGCCTCGACGTCGACGCCGTCTCCACGGAGGCGAGCCTCGAGGAGGCCATCGAGGCCTGCGTCCAGTCCGGCCACGAACTCCTCCCCGTCTACGAGGGGAGTCTCGACAACGTCGTCGGCATCGTCAGTCTGCGGGACCTCGTCCGCCAGTCCAACTACGGCGAGAGCGAGGGCGTCGACCTCGACGATCTGATGGAGCCGACGCTGCACGTCCCCGAGTCGAAGAACGTCGACGAACTCCTCCAGGAGATGCAGGAGGAGCGCGTCGGGATGGTCGTCGTCCTCGACGAGTTCGGCACGACTGAGGGGCTCATCACGACCGAGGACCTCATCGAGGAGATTGTCGGCGAGATACTCGAGGGCGAGGAGGAACGCCCCGTGACGTTCGTCGACGACGATACCCTCATCGTGCGCGGCGAGGTGAACGTCGACGAGGTGAACGAGGCGCTCGACATCGAACTCCCGGAGGGCGAGGAGTTCGAGACCATCGCGGGCTTCATCTTCAATCGCGCCGGCCGCCTCGTCGAGGTCGGCGAGACGTTCCGGTACGAGAACGTCGAGTTGCGCGCCGAGCAAGTGGAGAACACGCGCATCATGAAGGCGCGCGTGACGAAACTCGACGAGGAGCCCGAAGCCGACGAGGTCGACGAGACGCTCGAGTCTACGTGA
- a CDS encoding glutathione S-transferase N-terminal domain-containing protein, which translates to MSATSAPPNPESQDAPITLYRLQACPFCERVVRVLEELGLDYHSRFVEPLHSERDVVKRLVGARTVPAIVDEETGVAMAESANIVEYLETTYGDGGEA; encoded by the coding sequence ATGAGCGCGACGAGTGCCCCACCGAACCCGGAGAGTCAGGACGCGCCCATCACGCTGTATCGCCTGCAGGCGTGCCCGTTCTGCGAGCGCGTCGTCCGAGTGCTCGAGGAACTCGGACTCGACTATCACTCGCGCTTCGTCGAACCGCTCCACTCGGAGCGCGACGTCGTGAAGCGCCTCGTCGGCGCGCGCACGGTGCCCGCGATCGTCGACGAGGAGACCGGCGTCGCGATGGCGGAGTCCGCGAACATCGTCGAGTACCTCGAGACCACCTACGGCGACGGGGGTGAGGCGTGA
- a CDS encoding redoxin domain-containing protein, with protein MMEFDVVDLPEADYPDVGETAPDFTRPLVNGEFWEDAALSDLTDEGPVLLVFHPMDGAFPTTYVWQELMERDLGDVSVVGLSISTPYEHKTTVEERGLDDAGYRLFSDPQNGVAEAYGISHDLDGMTGVSEPRPALFLLDSDRTVAYAWVADEWPAFPEYDDVERAVAEL; from the coding sequence GTGATGGAGTTCGACGTCGTCGACCTCCCCGAGGCGGACTACCCGGACGTGGGCGAGACGGCGCCGGACTTCACGCGCCCGCTCGTGAACGGCGAGTTCTGGGAGGACGCGGCGCTCTCGGACCTCACGGACGAGGGGCCGGTGCTCCTCGTCTTCCACCCGATGGACGGCGCGTTCCCGACGACGTACGTCTGGCAGGAGCTCATGGAGCGCGACCTCGGCGACGTGAGCGTCGTCGGCCTCTCGATCTCGACGCCGTACGAGCACAAGACCACGGTCGAGGAGCGCGGACTGGACGACGCGGGCTATCGCCTCTTCAGCGACCCGCAGAACGGCGTCGCCGAGGCGTACGGCATCAGTCACGACCTCGACGGGATGACGGGCGTGAGCGAGCCCCGGCCCGCGCTCTTCCTCCTCGACTCGGACCGCACCGTCGCGTACGCGTGGGTCGCCGACGAGTGGCCGGCGTTCCCGGAGTACGACGACGTCGAGCGGGCGGTCGCCGAACTGTGA
- a CDS encoding L-threonylcarbamoyladenylate synthase: MSVTDATLAAAAAAIERGDLVVYPTETVYGLGADALDPDAVERAYAAKGRAREKPMSLGVPSVEAASEYVHASEREERFMREFLPGPVTVVCEKRDVVPDVLTGGRERVGVRVPDHEAALALLERTAPVTATSANRSGTGSVRRVADLDPSFREAVAVVLDSGETGGEESTVVDVAANEVLRRGADAEAIEDWLAST; the protein is encoded by the coding sequence GTGAGCGTCACCGACGCCACCCTCGCGGCGGCCGCTGCGGCCATCGAGCGCGGCGACCTCGTCGTCTACCCGACGGAGACGGTGTACGGCCTCGGCGCGGACGCGCTCGACCCGGACGCGGTCGAGCGCGCCTACGCGGCGAAGGGGCGCGCCCGCGAGAAGCCGATGAGTCTCGGCGTCCCGTCCGTCGAGGCCGCGAGCGAGTACGTGCACGCGAGCGAGCGCGAGGAGCGATTCATGCGCGAGTTCCTCCCGGGGCCCGTCACCGTGGTCTGCGAGAAGCGCGATGTCGTCCCGGACGTCCTGACAGGCGGTCGCGAGCGCGTCGGCGTGCGCGTGCCCGACCACGAGGCGGCGCTCGCGCTCCTCGAGCGAACCGCGCCGGTGACGGCGACGTCCGCGAACCGGAGCGGGACGGGGAGCGTGCGGCGCGTCGCGGACCTCGACCCGTCGTTTCGCGAGGCGGTCGCGGTCGTCCTCGACAGCGGCGAGACGGGCGGCGAGGAGAGCACCGTCGTGGACGTCGCGGCGAACGAGGTCCTGCGCCGTGGCGCGGACGCCGAGGCCATCGAGGACTGGCTGGCGAGCACTTAG
- a CDS encoding CRISPR-associated protein Cas4: MPDYVTFSDLATAAYCPRQLYYRRREDARGLPDSVERVRDLAAEYPTLVEASDTALESIVAPDPAEYRARLGAALARWPGLAAPAETDVLLTGKDCRGRVAKVLADPLAPTLVSPGDPPEQGVWEPQKVRAVAAAKALAWREQAPVERAYVEYPRHGVVRAVSITTRAKAAYRRVLRTVRTMDGPPSRLGDDARCRNCDYRSECGVRTRTLSSLL, encoded by the coding sequence GTGCCCGACTACGTCACGTTCTCCGACCTCGCGACCGCCGCCTACTGCCCGCGCCAACTCTACTACCGGCGACGGGAGGACGCTCGCGGCCTCCCCGACTCCGTCGAGCGCGTCCGCGACCTCGCCGCCGAGTACCCGACGCTCGTCGAGGCGAGCGACACCGCCCTCGAGAGCATCGTTGCCCCCGACCCGGCCGAGTACCGCGCGCGCCTCGGCGCCGCCCTCGCGCGGTGGCCCGGCCTCGCCGCGCCCGCCGAGACGGACGTCCTCCTCACCGGGAAAGACTGCCGGGGCCGGGTCGCCAAGGTCCTCGCCGACCCGCTCGCGCCGACGCTCGTCTCGCCCGGTGACCCGCCGGAGCAGGGCGTCTGGGAGCCACAGAAAGTCCGCGCGGTCGCCGCCGCGAAAGCGCTCGCGTGGCGCGAACAGGCGCCGGTCGAGCGCGCGTACGTCGAGTACCCGCGCCACGGCGTCGTCCGCGCCGTGTCGATCACGACGCGCGCGAAAGCCGCCTATCGGCGCGTCCTCCGAACCGTCCGAACCATGGACGGGCCGCCCTCGCGCCTCGGTGACGACGCGCGCTGTCGGAACTGCGACTACCGCAGCGAGTGCGGCGTCCGCACGCGGACGCTCTCCTCGCTCCTCTAA
- a CDS encoding conditioned medium-induced protein 4 → MDEKTQELRDIFIDVTDGDTVTETQEAGHGSLATDAEIDERLHDVVATMREKLDFESDLDTETLVRVVRGFYAGDTDAEIAADLDRPTEAVTEARRDLHLVQADVEDAPLDLDALRRAIETGDPSDADLADELDADPDTVADYRRVARVQSEIRAVNDQYRSEFEAVLQDRELAERLTTAAREDGLEDATEGQETNTNL, encoded by the coding sequence ATGGACGAGAAGACCCAAGAACTCCGGGATATATTCATCGACGTCACGGACGGCGACACCGTGACCGAGACCCAAGAGGCCGGCCACGGGTCGCTCGCCACCGACGCCGAGATCGACGAGCGACTCCACGACGTCGTCGCGACGATGCGCGAGAAGCTCGACTTCGAGAGCGACCTCGACACGGAGACGCTCGTCCGCGTCGTTCGCGGGTTTTACGCCGGCGACACCGACGCCGAAATCGCCGCCGACCTCGACCGCCCCACCGAGGCCGTCACCGAGGCCCGCCGCGACCTCCACCTCGTGCAGGCCGACGTCGAGGACGCCCCCCTCGACCTCGACGCCCTCCGGCGCGCGATCGAGACCGGCGACCCGAGCGACGCCGACCTCGCCGACGAACTCGACGCCGACCCCGACACCGTCGCCGACTACCGCCGCGTCGCGCGCGTGCAGTCCGAGATCCGCGCCGTCAACGACCAGTACCGCAGCGAGTTCGAGGCCGTCCTCCAAGACCGCGAACTCGCCGAACGACTCACCACCGCCGCCCGAGAGGACGGCCTCGAAGACGCCACCGAGGGCCAGGAGACGAACACCAACCTCTAA
- a CDS encoding biotin transporter BioY: MSTDTESVALVGDEVVTNVARSALFAALTGALAYVSFQLPLSPVPYTLQVLGVFLAGVFLGPTWGFAAMALYVVAGAVGAPVYAYGASGVGSLVSPFGGYLWSYPIAAGLLGYVAHGRGGLTPTDEIPLSRLAVGLAAATLVIYAFGTVGYAVFGGVGLVAAVTAAAVPFVPGEILKGVVAVLAARSDRLRAA, translated from the coding sequence ATGAGCACGGACACGGAATCCGTCGCCCTCGTGGGCGACGAGGTCGTGACGAACGTCGCCCGCTCGGCGCTCTTCGCCGCGCTGACCGGTGCGCTCGCGTACGTGAGCTTCCAACTACCCCTCTCGCCCGTCCCCTACACCCTGCAGGTGCTCGGCGTCTTCCTCGCGGGCGTCTTCCTCGGGCCGACGTGGGGGTTCGCGGCGATGGCGCTCTACGTCGTCGCGGGCGCGGTCGGCGCGCCCGTCTACGCGTACGGCGCGAGCGGCGTCGGGTCGCTCGTCAGCCCCTTCGGAGGCTATCTCTGGTCGTACCCGATCGCCGCCGGCCTCCTCGGCTACGTCGCGCACGGGAGAGGCGGTCTGACGCCGACGGATGAGATACCGCTCTCGCGGCTCGCCGTCGGCCTCGCCGCGGCGACGCTCGTCATCTACGCCTTCGGCACCGTCGGCTACGCCGTCTTCGGCGGCGTCGGCCTCGTCGCGGCCGTCACGGCGGCCGCCGTCCCGTTCGTTCCCGGCGAGATACTGAAGGGCGTCGTCGCCGTGCTCGCCGCGCGCAGCGACCGGCTCCGGGCGGCCTGA
- a CDS encoding energy-coupling factor ABC transporter ATP-binding protein → MIETRGLVHRYGDVRVLDEVDLDVADGEFVVLAGANGSGKTTLVRHWNGLLDADDGEVRVNGTRVQADLVAARTAVGMVFQEPRDGFVAATVGEDVAFGPENLGLEREDIDARVRDALAAVNLAGRESERIDELSGGERERVAIAGALAMRPDHLVLDEPFTGLDQPARESVLDRLDALHESGTSVVVVTHDLRDLLARADRLCVLADGDVIVDDTPTRAVERLDGVPVRRPC, encoded by the coding sequence ATGATCGAGACCCGCGGCCTCGTCCACCGCTACGGCGACGTGCGGGTGCTCGACGAGGTCGACCTCGACGTCGCGGACGGCGAGTTCGTCGTGCTCGCGGGCGCGAACGGATCCGGGAAGACGACGCTCGTCCGCCACTGGAACGGCCTCCTCGACGCCGACGACGGCGAGGTGCGCGTGAACGGCACGCGGGTGCAGGCGGACCTCGTCGCGGCGCGGACGGCGGTCGGGATGGTCTTTCAGGAGCCACGCGACGGCTTCGTCGCGGCGACGGTCGGCGAGGACGTCGCGTTCGGCCCGGAGAACCTCGGCCTCGAACGCGAGGATATCGACGCCCGCGTCCGCGACGCGCTCGCCGCCGTGAACCTCGCGGGCCGGGAGAGCGAGCGCATCGACGAGCTCTCCGGTGGCGAGCGCGAGCGCGTCGCCATCGCGGGCGCGCTCGCGATGCGCCCCGACCACCTCGTGCTCGACGAACCGTTCACCGGCCTCGATCAGCCCGCTCGCGAGAGCGTCCTCGACAGGCTGGACGCGCTCCACGAGTCGGGGACGAGCGTCGTCGTCGTGACGCACGACCTGCGCGACCTGCTCGCGCGCGCCGACCGCCTCTGCGTGCTCGCGGACGGCGACGTGATCGTGGACGATACCCCCACGCGCGCCGTCGAGCGACTCGATGGCGTTCCGGTTCGGCGGCCGTGCTGA
- a CDS encoding energy-coupling factor transporter transmembrane component T family protein, which translates to MLSYSPGESLGHRLDPRTKLAFQAVVAGVALAHTTPAWLLALTAVCWAALAGCRLAARETLAEYRGVLPFLVVAPLLEALRVGPPWLELGAAVDPALALYRSLLLLALAAAYVKTTSPRESRAAVVSVVPGKPGRYLGLGVALVFRYLPLLQADVRRLREAAWARLGDERRVDERVAHLAVGSLERAFDRADALSLAMRARCLSWNATAPALAFARGDYGVLCVAGALVAAGVVW; encoded by the coding sequence GTGCTGAGCTATTCGCCGGGCGAGTCGCTCGGTCATCGCCTCGACCCCCGGACGAAGCTCGCGTTTCAGGCGGTCGTCGCGGGCGTCGCGCTCGCGCACACGACGCCGGCGTGGCTCCTCGCGCTCACCGCCGTCTGCTGGGCCGCGCTCGCCGGCTGTCGGCTCGCCGCGCGCGAGACGCTGGCGGAGTATCGCGGCGTCCTCCCGTTCCTCGTCGTCGCGCCGCTCCTCGAAGCGCTCCGCGTCGGCCCGCCGTGGCTCGAGCTCGGGGCCGCCGTCGACCCGGCGCTCGCGCTCTATCGGAGCCTCCTCCTGCTCGCGCTCGCGGCGGCGTACGTGAAGACGACGTCGCCACGGGAGTCGCGCGCGGCCGTCGTTTCGGTGGTGCCCGGGAAGCCCGGGCGCTATCTCGGGCTCGGGGTGGCACTCGTCTTCCGCTATCTGCCCCTCTTACAGGCGGACGTCCGGCGGCTCCGCGAGGCGGCGTGGGCGCGACTCGGCGACGAGCGCCGCGTGGACGAGCGCGTCGCGCACCTCGCGGTCGGGAGTCTCGAGCGCGCGTTCGACCGGGCGGACGCGCTCTCGCTCGCGATGCGGGCGCGCTGTCTCTCGTGGAACGCGACGGCGCCCGCACTCGCGTTCGCTCGGGGCGATTACGGCGTCCTCTGTGTCGCGGGCGCGCTCGTCGCGGCGGGCGTCGTCTGGTGA
- a CDS encoding MFS transporter, whose protein sequence is MTDPTTERRDQFLALYLVRFAGSFGLATLAILLPQYVNQLNPSGLMTGLFYTGFTAAQFVAVVPLAWAGDRYDKRLVLLGCLGLGVAVYALFTLVATPPALVGVRALQGVAATGIGLLTLSLVGELATPETRASLIGKSNAARFAAAIAAYLSAGGLYQLFGFEPVFWLLVALYAVTFLAVALVLTPDTTVVRGFPFSGLALNRRILTLTSFRAQYAVAVTLVRSWVPLFAGVTAAQGGLGMATLAVSFVLIAEKLANLVFQPYTGRLSDAHGRARFVFVGGGVYGLVALAVPFTPGVGAALGLPETIPYVGYVSAAFVPLVLLNGLLGVADAFREPASMALFADEGSSDDSGGVASSFGIRDLVWRPGSVLAPVVGGWLMGAYGMDAVFYLGGAAAVSGVLTFVAILVRAHGRGALAEW, encoded by the coding sequence GTGACCGACCCCACCACGGAGCGACGCGACCAGTTCCTCGCGCTCTACCTCGTTCGGTTCGCGGGGAGTTTCGGCCTCGCGACGCTCGCGATCCTCCTCCCGCAGTACGTCAACCAACTGAACCCATCCGGGCTGATGACCGGCCTCTTCTACACGGGGTTCACCGCCGCCCAGTTCGTCGCCGTCGTCCCGCTCGCGTGGGCGGGCGACCGCTACGACAAACGCCTCGTCCTCCTCGGCTGCCTCGGACTCGGCGTCGCCGTCTACGCGCTCTTCACACTGGTCGCGACGCCTCCCGCCCTTGTCGGCGTCCGCGCCCTCCAAGGCGTCGCCGCCACCGGCATCGGCCTCCTGACGCTCTCGCTCGTCGGCGAACTCGCGACGCCCGAGACACGTGCCTCCCTCATCGGGAAGTCGAACGCCGCGCGCTTCGCCGCCGCCATCGCCGCCTACCTCAGCGCCGGCGGCCTCTACCAGCTCTTCGGCTTCGAGCCCGTCTTCTGGCTGCTCGTCGCGCTCTACGCCGTCACCTTCCTCGCCGTCGCGCTCGTCCTCACCCCCGACACCACCGTCGTCCGGGGCTTCCCGTTCTCCGGACTCGCGCTCAATCGACGCATCCTCACGCTCACCTCCTTTCGCGCCCAGTACGCCGTCGCCGTCACCCTCGTCCGCTCGTGGGTGCCGCTGTTCGCCGGCGTCACCGCCGCACAGGGTGGTCTCGGGATGGCGACGCTCGCGGTCAGCTTCGTCCTCATCGCGGAGAAACTCGCGAACCTCGTCTTCCAGCCCTACACCGGTCGGCTCTCCGACGCACACGGTCGCGCGCGCTTCGTCTTCGTCGGCGGCGGCGTCTACGGCCTCGTCGCGCTCGCCGTCCCGTTCACGCCCGGTGTCGGCGCCGCGCTCGGCCTCCCCGAGACGATCCCCTACGTCGGCTACGTGTCCGCCGCGTTCGTCCCGCTCGTCCTCCTGAACGGCCTGCTCGGCGTCGCGGACGCCTTCCGAGAGCCCGCGAGCATGGCGCTCTTCGCCGACGAGGGCAGCAGCGACGATTCGGGTGGCGTGGCCTCGAGCTTCGGCATCCGGGACCTCGTCTGGCGTCCCGGAAGCGTCCTCGCGCCCGTCGTCGGCGGCTGGCTCATGGGCGCCTACGGGATGGACGCCGTCTTCTACCTCGGCGGGGCCGCCGCCGTCTCCGGCGTCCTCACCTTCGTCGCCATCCTCGTGCGCGCCCACGGTCGCGGGGCGCTCGCGGAGTGGTAA
- the hemB gene encoding porphobilinogen synthase yields MEQTRRPRRLRRDGVRGLVSETSLDPSDLIAPVFVDATAEERVAIESMPGHERVPLSEAVARVEEVLATGVEAVMVFGIPESKDERGSRAWASDGVVQEAVRRITAETDAYVITDVCLCEYTEHGHCGVLTSDARERWEALGSDPSPEGDAGAGEGLTVQNDETLELLARTAVSHAEAGADMVAPSAMADGQVGAIRGALDDAGYGDLPVMAYAVKYESAFYGPFRDAADGAPSFGDRRHYQMDPANRREAMTEAGLDVEEGADVLMVKPALPYLDVVADVRREFDLPVAAYNVSGEYAMLHAADEKGWLDVEAAAHESLLSIKRAGADLILTYFAEDLAPRL; encoded by the coding sequence ATGGAGCAGACGCGACGGCCCCGGCGACTCCGCCGGGACGGTGTGCGGGGACTCGTGAGCGAGACGTCGCTGGACCCGTCGGACCTCATCGCGCCCGTCTTCGTGGACGCGACGGCGGAGGAGCGCGTGGCCATCGAGTCGATGCCCGGCCACGAGCGCGTGCCGCTCTCGGAGGCGGTGGCGCGCGTCGAGGAAGTACTCGCGACGGGCGTCGAAGCGGTGATGGTGTTCGGGATTCCCGAGTCGAAGGACGAGCGCGGGTCCCGCGCGTGGGCGAGCGACGGCGTCGTACAGGAGGCCGTCCGGCGGATCACGGCGGAGACGGACGCCTACGTCATCACGGACGTCTGTCTCTGCGAGTACACCGAGCACGGCCACTGCGGGGTGCTCACGAGCGACGCGCGGGAGCGCTGGGAGGCGCTGGGCTCCGACCCGAGTCCCGAGGGCGACGCGGGCGCGGGCGAGGGGCTGACGGTGCAGAACGACGAGACGCTCGAACTGCTCGCGCGCACGGCGGTCTCGCACGCGGAGGCGGGCGCCGACATGGTGGCGCCGTCGGCGATGGCGGACGGGCAGGTCGGCGCGATTCGCGGGGCGCTCGACGACGCGGGATACGGGGACCTCCCGGTCATGGCGTACGCGGTGAAGTACGAGTCGGCGTTCTACGGGCCGTTCAGGGACGCCGCGGACGGCGCGCCGTCGTTCGGCGACCGGCGGCACTACCAGATGGACCCGGCGAACCGACGGGAGGCGATGACGGAGGCGGGTCTCGACGTCGAGGAGGGCGCGGACGTGCTGATGGTGAAGCCGGCGCTCCCCTACCTCGACGTCGTGGCCGACGTCCGCCGGGAGTTCGACCTGCCGGTGGCGGCGTACAACGTCTCCGGGGAGTACGCGATGCTCCACGCGGCGGACGAGAAGGGATGGCTCGACGTCGAGGCGGCCGCCCACGAGTCGCTGCTCTCGATCAAGCGCGCGGGCGCCGACCTGATCCTCACTTACTTCGCGGAGGATCTGGCGCCGCGCCTCTAG